DNA sequence from the Candidatus Spechtbacteria bacterium genome:
TTTCTTGCACACAGCGCCTCTGGATGGCGTTGAGTATCAACATTATCATTGGCATTTTGAAATTGTTCCAAAAACCGCAATCGCCGCGGGGTTTGAGCTGGGAACCGGCATTGAAATTTCAACACTTGAGCCAGAACAAGCAGCTGAATTTTTACGTGAGCAGTGATAAAGCTAGTGAGTAATTGGTAGAACGACTCATGTAGCTGCTGGGCGCTCTACTCACTACTAACTGTATTATGGAAGTCATCATTGAGCGCATCACATTTCTTATCGTAAGCTTTATCCAGCAAACTGGTTACACAGGCATTGGCATTTTAATGACCCTTGAGAGCGCCAATATTCCCGTCCCCTCAGAAATCGTGATGCCGTTCTCCGGGTTTCTCGCGTGGCGCGGCGAATTTACTTTTTGGGGTGTAGTGCTCGTAGCTTCTTTTGGTAATTTGTTGGGTTCGTGGATTTCATACGAGATTGCTTCGCGTGGCGGCAGTGTGTCGCTGGCAAAGTATGGCAAGTACTTACTGATTACAAAAGACGATTTAGAATGTTCCCGTACTCTCTTTAATCGTTTTGGTTCCGGTATCATTCTTGTTGGGCGCGTGTTACCGATTGTACGCACATTTATTTCGTTTGCCGCCGGAATTGGCCACATGAATCGCGCGAAATTTTTGTTATATACTTTTATTGGTTCAATTCCATGGAATATCGCGCTTGTGTACACCGGCTTTGTGGCGGGAGAGAAATGGTCTATTCTCGAGCCATACTTTCGAGCGTTTGACTGGCTCATTGTACTGTTGATTATTGTTGGTACGATGTGGTGGGTGTGGTATCATTTCAAACATATTAAAATAATAGACGTATAATAAAAACTATTATGAAACAGTTTATTCTTGTCGCAAATTGGAAAATGAATCCCATCACAGTGGAGGGCGCGCAGCATTTGTGGAATGTTGTTAGTAAGGGAATTGACGGGACTGATAAAACAAAGGTTGTCGTTTGTCCACCTTTTTCCTACCTGCATCTTTTTTCATCGTTAAAGGGTATTTCGTTGGGCGCGCAAGATTGCTTTTGGCAGCAAGAAGGAGCATATACTGGCGAGGTTTCACCGAAAATGTTGGTTGATCTTGGATGCGAATACGTCATAGTCGGCCATTCGGAGCGTCGCGAGTACGCTAAAGAGGATAATCAAATTGTGAACAAGAAAGTGAAGGCCGCGCTGGACGCGCGGCTTCATCCCATCCTTGCAATCGGCGAGAAAATTAGGGAAACGTTTGATAGTAGAGGCAAGCACACCAACGAGCTTGACCGGATTGTAGAGAGGCAGCTTGTCGAAGGGGTCGCGGGTGTGCCAAAAAGCAGAGCGGAACAATTACTCATCGCTTACGAGCCAGTCTGGGCAATAGGTACTGGTATTGCGGCAGAATCCAATGATGTATTTACCGCCGTATTGTTCATCCGCAAGATTTTAAGCCAGCTTTATTCTCGTTCTATAGCTGACCGCATTCCGGTACTATATGGCGGAAGCACTGACAGCAAGAATCTCACGCAGTTTTTACAAGAGGGCAACGCAGACGGGGCGCTTGTCGGCGGCTCAAGCATCAATGCTTCAGAGTTTTTGAGGATGATAAAGGTGGCGGAAGAGATAACGGGTAAATAATCAACGAATAACGAACAGCGTACGAATATACGAATATTCCACTAAGCCAATTCGTTTATTCGTAAAAGATTCGTTATTCGTTGATGATAAGTTTGCTATGAAAACCCTATCTTCTCTTAATGTAACCAGCAAGCGCGTTCTTGTTCGCGCGGATTTTAATGTACCTATCGCGGAGGAAAAGGTGATGGATGATTTTCGTCTCTCTGCTTACTTGCCCACTATTCATTATTTACAAGAGAGAGGAGCGCGCATTATTCTTTTGAGTCATCTCGGAAGGCCCAATGGCAAACGCGACGAAAGGTTGTCTTTGCGGCCGGTGGCTAGTCGTTTAAGCGAGCTGGGTAGTTTGCCCGTACAGTTTGTAGCGGATATTATCGGCGAAGACGCGCGCAAGGCCGCGCAAGAATTACAAGATGGACAAATAATGATGCTTGAAAATTTGCGTTTTGATGCGCGAGAAGAAGCAAATGATGAACAGTTTGCGCGCGAGCTGGCTGCGCTCGGTGAGATATATGTTGATGATGGCTTTAGTGTATGCCATAGGGCGCACGCGTCCATTGTCGGTATTCCAAAATTTTTGCCATCAGCCGCAGGCCTCCTGCTGGAGAAAGAGGCGCGAGAGCTAGATCGCGTGCGCGTGAACGCCGAGCCGCCCTTTGTGCTAATTATGGGCGGAGCTAAAGTAAAAACAAAACTGTATTTGATAAAAATATTTTTGGAGAAAGTTGACGCAGTGTGCCTCGGGGGGATTCTTGCTAACACTGTGCTTGCGGCGCAGGGAGTTGCGATTGGGAAATCTTTATTTGAAAAAGATTTGCAACAAGAGGCAAAGGAATTAGCATTAACGGATACTAAACTGCATTTGCCGATTGACGTCGTGGTCTCTACTGGAATAGGCGGGGAAACACCAGCTCACAATGCGGCTGTAGGAAACATGAAAGAAGATGAGATAATTTTAGATATCGGTCCCGACACCATAGATTTGTTCAGCCGCATTATGCATCAGGCAAAAACTATCGTGTGGAATGGGCCCATGGGGCTGTTTGAGGTAGATAAATTTGCAGAAGGGACGCACGCGCTAGCAAGAGAATTCAAAACAATTCATGCGCATACGGTTGTTGGCGGCGGCGACGTAATCAGGGCGCTTGATAAAATAGGCATGATTTCTTCCGTAAATTTTGTCTCAACGGGCGGAGGCGCGATGCTGGAATATCTGGCGGGAGAGAAGTTGCCGGGGATCATTGCACTTGATTAAATTGTTGCATTGTTCCATTGTTGCATTGACACATTGTTTCATGGTTACACAAAAATATTTGCAATTAAATGATTTAGATGCCTATAGAATATCTTTTCGTCTCTCTAATTATGTCTGGGACATTGTCTGGGACATTGTTTTGAGGTGGGATTATTTTGCCAAAGATACTATAGGCAAGCAATTTACAATGAAGCAATGAAGCAATGGATCATCAAAGAACAATCGCCAGACGAATTCCGGAATAAGTTTCCGGAGTTTTTGCCTTTGGTGCGGGATATGTTGTGGCGCAGAGGGCTAGATACACAAGAGGCGATTGACAGATTTTTTAATCCCGACTATGGCAAAGATTTGCACGATCCTTTGCTGATGAGAGATATGCCAAGGGCGATCGAGCGAATTACGAGTGCCATTTCCGCTAAAGAAAAAATTATTGTGTATGGCGATTATGATACTGACGGCGTGTGCGGCGCAACAATTTTAATTTCAACAATCAAAGCTATTGGAGGCGAAGATTATCCTGTATCGGTATATATTCCCGATCGGGCTCTTGAAGGATACGGAATGAATAAAAATGCTATTGAGCAATTTGCGCGCGATGGTGCCGGACTTGTTATTACCGTTGATTGCGGCACGACCAATATAGCGGAAACGGAACTAGCAAATGAAAAGGGCATCGATGTAATAATTACCGATCATCATCAGGTATTGGAAAACGTTCCTCCTGCCCATGCGTTCGTCAATCCTCATCAAAAAGATGACGAGTATCCTTTTAAGGACTTGTGTGGAACAGGCGTAGCTTTTAAGGTGGCTTGCGCGCTTATTGAAAAGTGCAAGAAAGATGGTTGGCTTGTCCGCCGTAGCCTTGGCGAAGGTGGAGAAAAATGGTTCTTGGATTTGGTGGCTTTAGCTACGGTGGCAGATGTGATGCCTTTGCTTGGAGAAAATAGAACACTTGTTAGGTACGGATTATTTGTTCTAGCGCACCAAAGAAGGATTGGCGTTAAGGCGCTGATGCGCGTGGCGCGCGTGCAGCCAACAGTCGATATCGGAGCGCGAAAAACAAATCTAGATCCTTACATACTTGGGTTTGTGCTCGCGCCTCGGCTTAATGCCGCGGGGCGCATTGACCACGCTAACACCGCATTCGCGCTTTTGAACACCAACGATCAGATTGAAGCAGATTCGCTAGCATGCCAAATTGATGAAACAAACAGCCAACGCCAGGAAATTGTAAAAAATATTATCGCGGAAGCTGTATCAATGGAGCAGGATTTCAAAGACGCGCCGTTAATTTTTCTTGGCAAAGAAAATTGGCCGATTGGCGTGCTGGGCATCGTGGCAGGTAAACTTGTAGAGAAATTTCATAAACCAGCATTTATTTATCAGGCGCAGCAGGAAAAATTAGCTGGTTCGGCGCGGAGTGTTGAGGGATTCAATATCGTAAAAGCGCTGACATCGGCGCAGGAGCATCTTATTCGTTTTGGCGGCCATCCAATGGCTGGGGGATTTAGCGCGGAAATAAAGAATATTTTTGTCTTGCGCGAGGCACTTTATGTATACGCTAAAAAAGAGCTTGAGCAGAAACCATACGTGCCAACACTATGGCTTGACGGCGAAATAAAAGAGAATGATTTAAATTGGGAGTTTTTTGAACAGATAAAACTTTTTGAACCGTTTGGCGAAAAGAATCGCAAGCCGATTTTTTCTTTAAAAAATGTTAGCGTGTCGTCTTTGCGCAAGATAGGCAAAGATAGTAATCATGTTTTATTTCAACTCAAAGATACGGGAGGAAAAGCATGGAAGGCAATTGCTTTTGGAGCGCTTGCCCGCCGTGGTTCGTCCAGGGCGGACGAAGGAGGGGATGATCTTCCCGCAGTTGGTGCTATAATAGATATTGCTTTTGAGCTTGATGTGGATGAGTGGAATGGTAGACGGGAATTGATGTTTAAAGTTATTGATTATAGAATTGCTTGATTAGTAAAATTAAAATATCTCAAAATTCAAAATTCAAATCGCAAAACTACAACTCAAATCCCAAATCTATAAATCCCTTACTACGTTCAGGATGACAAACTAGATTGTCAGTTTTGAGATTTTGGATTTAGATTTGAGGTTTGACATTTGAGTTTTGAGATTGATTTATGTTAACTATCAAAGTCCACACCGACGGCGGATCGCGCGGGAACCCGGGCCCCGCGGCTCTGGGCGTGGTGATTGAAGCGCCTATCAATAAAGGGTATTCGCATTTTTTGGGGAAAGCGACTAACAACGAAGCCGAATACAGCGCTGTTGTTTTAGCGCTGGAAAAGATTCGCGCGACTATGGGCAAAGATAAGGTAAAAGGCATTCACGCGCAATTTTTTATGGACAGCCAACTCGCGGTGAATCAACTATCTGGAGCTTGGAAGGTTGAGGGTCCGACGATTATTCCTTTATTTATGAAAATTTGGAATTTGCGCATTGAGTTTGGAGAAGTATCATTTAAGTATGTGCCGCGTGAGCAAAACAAAGAAGCGGATAAGCTGGTAAATCAGGAGCTGGATAAGCACACATTCGGCGGCGATTCGCTTTTTAATCTATAGAATACAAAATCCTCCGCCACGGCGGAGGATTTTGTATTCTATGTAAATCTATAAGCCGAATTCTGTCCAATCTTATCCACCAGCCTACGCGTAAAGCTTCGGCCGGGTAAAAGCAAAGCGAGGGAATAAAATTGAGACCCTTCCGAAGCCTGAAGGGCAAAGGAGGGTAAGCCAGCCTTCGCTCAAAGAGCTTCGGCTCGGCACTCAATTTTGTATCTAAAGCAAGCTTTAGACAAAATTGGTGAAGTCATTTATCTAGGACGTATCGTTGCCAATACGCCTCAAGCGGCACTCCACCTCGCGCCCCGCGCAAGGAAATACTAAATTCTAATATCTTCAGCCAGAGGCTGATCCGCCTTTGGCGGAAAAGACTATTACTTAAACGTTTAAGTTTTAGAATTTAGTATTTCGTATTTAGAATTTCCTTGTGCGAAGCACAAGGCGGCACGGCCTTGCATCAAGCGGGGTTTGCCACCTTACTGTATCGCTATAGCAAGGGTCCAAGTTATCTTGGAGCTTTTCACCTTTTGCCCATCCTTCGCTCTTTACTTCGTAAAGAGCTTCGGAATGGCAAGCCACTATATAAATTTCTGGCATGCTGTTCCGTAGCTCCTTGTGGAGCAAGGAGCGAAGGACAGGCTAGTATAGTCTCTGTGGCGCTTTCCCTCTATCGCTGCTATAAGCATCAATAGGATTGGCGTTACCAATCGCTTTTTTCTTTCTCATCCCCTTGGGATGAGAATTGTAATGTTCGGACTTTCCTCTGTCAATGCCACGCATTGGCAGCGACCTCACGATTTACAAAGAAGTAAAAGTATTATATACTATATTAACTAAAAGATCAAGGTTGCAACGATCCTTGAATCGTGAATAATGAATCGTGAATCATGAATATAGAATATCTAGCCTTGTCGGCGGTATTCATGATTCACAATTCTTGACTCGCTATTCATAACCGGCACAGCCACAAAATACTATATGAAAAAGGTAGATTTACTATTTGCATTTCTGTTATTGCCCGTTGATTTCCTAATGTTAGAAGCGGCTGGGATAGCCGCTTATTTTTTGCGCGTTAGTCCGTGGGTTTCGGCATTTCGCCCAGTGCTTTTCTATCAAAATTTACCGTTTCCGTACTATGCTTTTTTGGTGGCAGTTTTAGCGGCAATATTCATGGCGCTATTTGCGTTCGCGGGATTGTACGCGGTAGATAGGCGCCGGACTGTTCTTGGCGAGATACTGGGAATTATCCTGGCGGTTTCTGGAGGTATGATGCTGCTTATTATCGCCATGTTTTTTCAGCGCGAATGGTTTGACTCGCGATTCATTTTGCTTGCTGGATGGGGGTTAAGTATAGGGTTTGCAGCGCTAGGGCGAATAATTCTAAGGCTCTTTAGGCGCGTGGTAATAGAGAGAATGCATAATGGGAAGGAGGCGACTGTTTTAATAGGATCAGACGAGCATACGCAGCGCATCAAAGAAGCGATTGAGTCCGGCCGAGGACTAAGGCTTGTTGGTGTATATTCTCATTTTGATTCTGTATCGCTAGAGAATATTTTGCTAGTGGATAGTATAGATCATATTATTTTTTCAGACAGCAGTGCGCCGCGAGGGCAAATAATGGATATCGCGGATTTTTGCCAGGAACATAATATCCGATTTTCTTTTGTGCCCGATCTTTTTGGAGCGCTATCCGCGCAGATGCAGATGGAAGCGTTTGGCGGTATTCCCTTGTTAGAGCTAAAACGCACGCCGCTGGATGGGTGGGGCAAGATAACAAAAAGAGCGCTAGATGTCGTGGGTGCTGTGTGCGGTTTGATAATTTTGTCGCCGATTTTTTTGATATGCGCTCTTGCAATAAAATGGGAAAGCAAGGGGCCGATATTTGTGCGGCTTAAGCGTGTTAGCCAGGGAAGAGAATTCTATTTATTCAAATTCCGATCAATGATTGAGAATGCGGAGGCTTTGAAAGCTCAATTCGCGGCGTTTAACGAGCGCAACGACGGGCCGCTATTTAAACTGCATAACGATCCGCGCGTAACTCGCGTGGGGCGCTATTTGCGCAAAGGACGACTAGACGAGATACCTCAACTTTTTAATGTCCTTAGTGGAGAAATGAGCCTTACCGGACCTCGTCCGCACGAGCCGGCTGAAGTAGCGCAATATCAGCGTCATCATAAAAAAGTTTTTGCGGTTAAGGCGGGCATCTCCGGCCTCGCGCAAATTAGCGGCGCTTCGGATTTGCCATTCGAGGAAGAAGTAAAGTTGGATACTTATTACGTAGAAAATTGGTCTCTGAAACAAGATATTGTTATTTTGTTTCGCACACTTCTTATGTTATTGTTTGATAGAAGCGGGTACTAACTGAATTACAAAGTCCAAATTACAAATGACAAATAAATGACAAAATCTAAAATCTAAAGTTTTGACATTTAGTCATTTGGATTTCATTTGTAATTTGACATTTGGACTTTGAAATTTTATGAAGGTCGCATTAGTCCACGACTATCTCAATCAATACGGCGGAGCAGAGCGCGTATTGGAGGCGCTCTGCTCTCTTTTTCCGGGAGCGCCTATCTACACGCTTTTTTACGATGCTGCTGCCACTGGTTACGCTTTTGAAGGGCACGATATCCGTACCTCGTTTTTACAGCGCGTGCCATTTGCGCGCTCTCATCATCGTTATTTTCCGATGCTTATGCCAATTGCAATCGAGCAATTTGATTTTTCACAATTTGACTTGGTAATTTCAAGCTCTGCCAGTTACGCGAAGGGAATAATTACTGGTCCCGGAACCAAACATATTTGTTATTGTCATACACCCACACGTTATGCTTGGACCGATTTAGACACAAAAGCACAGCGGCTTGGCTATCCTAAAATTATACATTCGCTTATTCCATTGCTCATGCCATACATTCGCGTTTGGGATAAACAAAGTTCAGCGCGGCCAGATGTTTTTCTTGCTAACTCTAATTTTGTGAAAAAACGCATCGCAAAGTATTATAGAAGAGAGGCGGAAGTAGTATATCCGCCGCTTAATTTTTCATTTTTTTCCATCCAACAGCCGCAAGATTACTATCTTATGATAGGGCGAATAGTGCCATATAAGCGATTTGATATCGCCATTCAAGCCTGCGCGAATTTAGGATTGAAATTAAAAGTTATAGGCGATGGTCCCCAGCGAAAACGTTTACAAAGATTAGCGGGAAGAAATACGGAGTTTTTAGGCCTCGTATCTGAAGAAAAATTGCCTTATTATTACAGCCACGCTCGCGCTCTGATTTTCCCACAAGAGGAAGATTTTGGCATTAGCGCGCTGGAAAGCATGGCTTCGGGCAGACCGGTGATCGCCTATCGCGCAGGCGGAGCATTGGAATATATTAAGGAGGAGAGTAATGGAGTATTCTTCGACGAGCAAACGCCGGAAAGCCTAGCTGGCGCCATTGGTCGTTTTGAGGAAATGGCATTTAATCCAAGCGTTATTAGGCAGAGCGTGGAGAAGTATGATGTTAGACATTTTATTGCGAAGATGGAGGAGGTGGTCAAGAAACAGAATTTCAAAAT
Encoded proteins:
- a CDS encoding DedA family protein, whose translation is MEVIIERITFLIVSFIQQTGYTGIGILMTLESANIPVPSEIVMPFSGFLAWRGEFTFWGVVLVASFGNLLGSWISYEIASRGGSVSLAKYGKYLLITKDDLECSRTLFNRFGSGIILVGRVLPIVRTFISFAAGIGHMNRAKFLLYTFIGSIPWNIALVYTGFVAGEKWSILEPYFRAFDWLIVLLIIVGTMWWVWYHFKHIKIIDV
- a CDS encoding triose-phosphate isomerase, with the protein product MKQFILVANWKMNPITVEGAQHLWNVVSKGIDGTDKTKVVVCPPFSYLHLFSSLKGISLGAQDCFWQQEGAYTGEVSPKMLVDLGCEYVIVGHSERREYAKEDNQIVNKKVKAALDARLHPILAIGEKIRETFDSRGKHTNELDRIVERQLVEGVAGVPKSRAEQLLIAYEPVWAIGTGIAAESNDVFTAVLFIRKILSQLYSRSIADRIPVLYGGSTDSKNLTQFLQEGNADGALVGGSSINASEFLRMIKVAEEITGK
- a CDS encoding phosphoglycerate kinase translates to MKTLSSLNVTSKRVLVRADFNVPIAEEKVMDDFRLSAYLPTIHYLQERGARIILLSHLGRPNGKRDERLSLRPVASRLSELGSLPVQFVADIIGEDARKAAQELQDGQIMMLENLRFDAREEANDEQFARELAALGEIYVDDGFSVCHRAHASIVGIPKFLPSAAGLLLEKEARELDRVRVNAEPPFVLIMGGAKVKTKLYLIKIFLEKVDAVCLGGILANTVLAAQGVAIGKSLFEKDLQQEAKELALTDTKLHLPIDVVVSTGIGGETPAHNAAVGNMKEDEIILDIGPDTIDLFSRIMHQAKTIVWNGPMGLFEVDKFAEGTHALAREFKTIHAHTVVGGGDVIRALDKIGMISSVNFVSTGGGAMLEYLAGEKLPGIIALD
- the recJ gene encoding single-stranded-DNA-specific exonuclease RecJ — encoded protein: MKQWIIKEQSPDEFRNKFPEFLPLVRDMLWRRGLDTQEAIDRFFNPDYGKDLHDPLLMRDMPRAIERITSAISAKEKIIVYGDYDTDGVCGATILISTIKAIGGEDYPVSVYIPDRALEGYGMNKNAIEQFARDGAGLVITVDCGTTNIAETELANEKGIDVIITDHHQVLENVPPAHAFVNPHQKDDEYPFKDLCGTGVAFKVACALIEKCKKDGWLVRRSLGEGGEKWFLDLVALATVADVMPLLGENRTLVRYGLFVLAHQRRIGVKALMRVARVQPTVDIGARKTNLDPYILGFVLAPRLNAAGRIDHANTAFALLNTNDQIEADSLACQIDETNSQRQEIVKNIIAEAVSMEQDFKDAPLIFLGKENWPIGVLGIVAGKLVEKFHKPAFIYQAQQEKLAGSARSVEGFNIVKALTSAQEHLIRFGGHPMAGGFSAEIKNIFVLREALYVYAKKELEQKPYVPTLWLDGEIKENDLNWEFFEQIKLFEPFGEKNRKPIFSLKNVSVSSLRKIGKDSNHVLFQLKDTGGKAWKAIAFGALARRGSSRADEGGDDLPAVGAIIDIAFELDVDEWNGRRELMFKVIDYRIA
- a CDS encoding ribonuclease HI family protein produces the protein MLTIKVHTDGGSRGNPGPAALGVVIEAPINKGYSHFLGKATNNEAEYSAVVLALEKIRATMGKDKVKGIHAQFFMDSQLAVNQLSGAWKVEGPTIIPLFMKIWNLRIEFGEVSFKYVPREQNKEADKLVNQELDKHTFGGDSLFNL
- a CDS encoding sugar transferase — translated: MKKVDLLFAFLLLPVDFLMLEAAGIAAYFLRVSPWVSAFRPVLFYQNLPFPYYAFLVAVLAAIFMALFAFAGLYAVDRRRTVLGEILGIILAVSGGMMLLIIAMFFQREWFDSRFILLAGWGLSIGFAALGRIILRLFRRVVIERMHNGKEATVLIGSDEHTQRIKEAIESGRGLRLVGVYSHFDSVSLENILLVDSIDHIIFSDSSAPRGQIMDIADFCQEHNIRFSFVPDLFGALSAQMQMEAFGGIPLLELKRTPLDGWGKITKRALDVVGAVCGLIILSPIFLICALAIKWESKGPIFVRLKRVSQGREFYLFKFRSMIENAEALKAQFAAFNERNDGPLFKLHNDPRVTRVGRYLRKGRLDEIPQLFNVLSGEMSLTGPRPHEPAEVAQYQRHHKKVFAVKAGISGLAQISGASDLPFEEEVKLDTYYVENWSLKQDIVILFRTLLMLLFDRSGY
- a CDS encoding glycosyltransferase — protein: MKVALVHDYLNQYGGAERVLEALCSLFPGAPIYTLFYDAAATGYAFEGHDIRTSFLQRVPFARSHHRYFPMLMPIAIEQFDFSQFDLVISSSASYAKGIITGPGTKHICYCHTPTRYAWTDLDTKAQRLGYPKIIHSLIPLLMPYIRVWDKQSSARPDVFLANSNFVKKRIAKYYRREAEVVYPPLNFSFFSIQQPQDYYLMIGRIVPYKRFDIAIQACANLGLKLKVIGDGPQRKRLQRLAGRNTEFLGLVSEEKLPYYYSHARALIFPQEEDFGISALESMASGRPVIAYRAGGALEYIKEESNGVFFDEQTPESLAGAIGRFEEMAFNPSVIRQSVEKYDVRHFIAKMEEVVKKQNFKIQMSNYK